Below is a genomic region from Tepidiforma bonchosmolovskayae.
CCGCCATCGCCAACGCCGTCGTCATCGATACCTACCGCCGCGAACGCGCCATCGGCGTCCTCGCCCTGATTACCCTCTCCATCGCCCTCGCCCCGATGATTGCGCCCGTCTTCGGCGGCCTCATCCAGGAGTACGCCACCTGGCGCGTCGTCTTCGTCCTCCAGGGCGGCGTCGGGGTGCTGCTCGCCGCCACATTCTTCGCGCTCATCCCGGAAACGAACCGCGCCCCCGACCCGTCCGCCCTCCGGCCGTCCCGGCTGGCCGCCAACTACCGCCGCCTCTTCCGCTCCCGCACGTTCGCCACGGCCGCCGTCCTCATGGGCCTCCTCTTCGCCGGCCAGCTCATCTTCATCTCCACCAGCTCCTTCGTCCTGGTCGATGACCTCGGCGCCAGCCCCGTCGTCTTCGGCCTCAGCTTCGGTTTCGTCTCCTTCGGGATCATGGCCGGCGCAACCATCTGCCGCCGCCTCAGCCGGCGGTGGCCCCCCGGGCGCATCGTCTTCGTCGCTGCTGCGATGGGCTGGGCCGCCGCGCTCGCCATGGCCGCGCTGGCCGTCGCCGGGCTTGCCAGCCTCCCCGCCACCGTGCTGCCCGCGTTCATCATCCTCGCCGGCAACGGTATGGCCCGCCCCGCCGCGACCGCCACCGCCCTCGCCGACTTCCCCGAGACCGCCGGCCTCGCCTCGGCCGTCCTCGGCTTCACCCAGATGGCGATCGCCTCCGGCTGCAGCATCCTCTTCAGCGCCCTCGTCGAGCCCGGGCCCGGCACCCTCGCCGGCGGCATGGCGCTCGCCTCCACGGCAGCGTTCGCGCTCTTCGCGCTCGCCCGGCCCCCTGCCTTCAGCCTCCGCTCGCCTGGGCCGGGAACGGGTGCTGCCGCCGCCACAGGTACGCCAGCGCCCCCGTCGCCACGGCCACGTTGAGCGATTCCACCCGCGGGTCCATCGGCAGCGCCACCCGGAAGTCGCTCTCCCGCAGCAGGAGCTGCCCCACGCCCTCGCCCTCGCTCCCCACGATCAGCGCCGTCCGCCCCGGCCAGTCGAATTCCGTTGCCGCCGCACTCCCCTCGCCCGCGTCCGCGGCCACCACCCAGTAGTTCGCCTCTTTCAGCGTCCGCACGGCCATCGCAAGGTTCTGCGGCGCAGCGACCGGCGCAACGAAGCTCAGCCCTGCGCTCGCCCGGTGCACCCCCGGCGTGATCAGCGCGCCCCGCCGCAGCGGCAGCACCACCGCATCGGCCCCGACCGCCACCGCCGTCCGCAGGATCGCCCCCACGTTCTGCGGGTCGGTCACCCGGTCGAGCAGCAGCACCAGCGACCGCTGCCCGGCCTGCCGCGCCGCCGCCTTCAGGTCGATCGGCTCCACTGGCCGCACCCTGGCCAGGATCCCCTGGTGCACCCCGTCGCCGGTCAGCTCATCGAGCCGCTGCGCCTCCACCCCCTCGACCCGCAGGCCGGCTTCCCGCGCCCGCTCGGCCAGCGCCAGCACCCGGTCGTTCGAAGTCTCCCGGTAGAAAAGCACCGACTTCGCGTGCCCCGTCGCAATCGCCATCGACACCGCGTTGATGCCGAACGCGATATCGTCCGGAGTGCTGTGCGGCTTCGGGCGGAGGCGCGCCATGCACGGAGTTTCGCACGCCCGCCCCGGAGGCGCGCCGCCGCTCCTATGCCGTACCCTGTTTCGTGATGGCTTCCCGAACCGGCCGCCCCGTCGCCGCTGTGCTCACGCTCGGCTGCAAGCTCAACCTCGCCGATTCCGGCGAAATCGCCGCCGGGCTCCGCAGCGCCGGCTTCGAAGTCGTCGACCAGGTCTGCGAAGCCGACGCCTACGTCATCAACACCTGCTCCGTCACCCACGTCGCCGACGCCAAGTCGCGCAAGCTGATCCGGTCGATGCGCCGGCTCGCGCCCCAGGCCCGTGTCGCCGTCACCGGCTGCTACCCCCAGTCGGCCGGGTTCGATGCCGTGCGCGAACTCGGCGCCGACTTCGTCGCCGGCACCCGCGACGCCGACAAGTCCGAACTCGTCCGCTTCCTCGCCGCCGGCGCCGCTGCCCCGGCCGCGCCGGGCGAATCCTCGCCGGCTCCGCTCGCGCCCGGGCTCACCCGCGCCTTCGTCAAGGCCCAGGAAGGCTGCAACGATGTCTGCGCCTTCTGCATCGTGCCCCGCACCCGCGGCCGCGAAGAGAGCCGCCCGGTCGAGGCCGTCGCCGCCGAAGTCCAGCGCGCCGTCGAGGCCGGCGCCCGCGAGGTCGTCGTCACCGGCACCCAGCTCGGCGCCTGGGGCCGCGACCTCGACCCGCCGCTCCGCCCGCACCACCTCATTTCCGGCATCCTCGAACGCACCGAAGTCCTCCGCCTCCGCTTCAGCTCGCTCCAGCCCCAGGACATCACGCCCGAGCTGCTGGCCCTCTGGCAGGACCCCCGGCTCATGCCCCACTTCCACCTCGCCCTCCAGTCCGGCTCCGAAGCCATCCTCGCCGCGATGCGCCGCCGCTACACCGCCGCCGAATTCCTCCGGGCCGCCGAGCGGATCCGCGCCGCCGTCCCGGGCGTCGCCATCACCACCGACGTCATCGCCGGCTTCCCCGGCGAAACCGAGGCCGACTTCGCCGCCACCCTCGCCCTCTGCCGCGAAGTCGGCTTCGCCCGCATCCACGCCTTCCCCTACTCGCAGCGGAGCCGCACCGCGGCTGCCCGGATGCCGGGCCAGCTTGGCCCCGAGGTGAAGAAAGAGCGGATGGCCCGCCTCCTCGCCCTCGCCGAGGAACTCTCCCTCGCCTTCCGCCGGGCCCACGCCGGCACCGTCCGGCCGGTCCTCTGGGAAGAGGAGAAAGCCGGCTGCTGGTTCGGCCACACCGACAACTACATCCCGGTCTATGCCGTTGCCCCCGGCCAGGACCTCCGCAACCGCGTGACGCCCGTTCACCTGGGTGAGGTGTACCATGACGGCGTCCGGGGAACCCTCCCCACGGAGGCACCGTGAACGCCCTGCGCCGCATCCTCCTCGCCCTCTACAGCATCCTCCTCCTCGCCGCCTGCGGCGGGCTCTTCGCCCTCGCCTGGAACCAGGACAAGAAGCTCGATATCCAGGTCCGTAGCTTCAACCTCCAGGCCTTCGTCGTTTCGAGCGATACCGCCCGCGCCCTCTTCGCCCTCGTCCTCGCCGCCGTCGCGCTCCTCGCCTTCCTCTCCCTCCTGGCCGCCGTCTGGCGCAGCGGCCCGGCCCGCTCGCGCGGCGTCCTCAGCCTTCGCCAGGAAGATGGCGGCATCGTCGAGGTCTCCGCCCAGACCCTCGAAGCACTCCTCCGCGATGCCCTCCAGGCCCTGCCCGAAGTCCGCCGCGCCGAACCGCGCGTCGATGTCCGCGCCGGCGCGGTCGACTGCCGCATCGACGCCACCATCGAAGGCAGCGTCAGCATCGCCGCCGCCACGAAGCTCATGGTCGATACCGTCCACGCCGTCCTCCGCGAGCAGGTCGGCGTCACGAACGTCCGGCGCCCGGCGATCCGCATCACCTACGACGAGCTGGCGGCGCGCCCGGCCGGGTCCGCACCGCAGCGTTCGGCCTACCCGCCTGCCCCGCCGCCGCCCGGCCCCGCCGCCCCGCCGGCCCCCATCTTCCCGGCCGCCCGCCGCGCCGACCAGCCCGACCAGCCCCCGTCCGGAGGCCCCGGCAATGACTGACCAGCGCGCGCCCCTGCCCCCGTCGGCCAATGAACTGCCGTGGGTGCTTGAGGCCCTCCTCTTCGTCGCTGATGAGCCGCAGCCCCTCGGCGCGCTCGCCCGCGCCGCTGGCGTCAGCGAGGCCGCCGCCCGCCGCGCCCTCGCCCAGCTCGCCGCCGACTACGAGGCCCGCGGCCTCCGCCTCATCGAAGACGGCCAGAAGTACCAGCTCGGCGCGGCCCCGGAATACGCCCCCTACATCGAGCAGCTCCTCGGCGGCGGACCCGGGCAGCGCCTCAGCCGCGCCGCCCTCGAAACGCTCACCATCATCGCCTACCGCCAGCCCTGCACCCGCGCCGAGATCGAAGCAATCCGCGGCGTCAACAGCGACCGCCACGTCGCCATCCTCGAGCAGCGCGGCCTCATCGAGCAGGCCGGCGTCGGCGACGGCCCTGGCCGCCCGAAGCTCTACCGCACCACCATCCGCTTCCTCGAGCACTTCGGCATCAGCAGCCCGAAGGAGCTTCCCCCGCTCCCCGAAGCCCCCGAGGACGAGGTCGTGCAGGCCGAAATCTAACCCGCCGGCCCGGCCGGCATGGTACGGTAGAACGAGCACAGCATCGCTGCCCGGCCCCGCAGGGCAGCAGCGGGCGCCCCCCCCCCGCGAAAGGTCCCTCCTCTGCACCTCTATCTCGGCAACCTCAGCTACCTCACGACTGCCGAGGAGCTCGCCGCCCTCCTCGCCCCCTTCGGCCCCTTCGCGGCGCCGCAGCTCGTCCTCGACCCTGCCACCGGCCTCTCCCGCGGCTACGCCCTCGTCGAATTCGATGACCCGGCCGCCGCCGCGGCCGCCGCCGCAGCCCTCAACGGCAGCTTCCTCCACGGGCGGGTGCTCATCGTCCGCCCGGCCCACGCCGGCGAGTAGCCCACGGCCTCGCACCCGGCACCCCCGAAGCCTGCTACCCTCTCCCTGTGGAACTCCGCGTCGCCCACCTCTACCCCGAGGTGATGAACCTCTACGGAGACCGCGGCAACGCCATCGCCCTCCGCGCCCGCTGCCAGCGGCGCGGCATCGCCTGCACCATCCTCCCCGTCAACATCGGCGACCCCCTCGACCCCGGCGAGGTCGACATCGTCCTCGTCGGCGGCGGGCAGGACCGCGAGCAGCGGCGCATCGCCCCCGACCTCCTCCGGCGCGGCCCCGCCCTCCGCGACGCGGTCGATGCAGGCCTGCCCGTGCTCGCCGTCTGCGGCGGCTACCAGCTCTTCGGCCATCGCTACGTCGACCACGACGGCAGCGTCATCCCCGGCATCGGCGTCTTCGACGCGGAGACGCGCCACCCCGGCCCCGTCGCCGACCGCTGCATCGGCGACATCGTCGTCGAAACCCCCTTCGGCGAGGTGGTCGGCTTCGAAAACCACGGCGGCCGCACCTACCTTGCCCCCGGGCAGGAGCCGCTCGGCACCGTCCGCCTCGGCCGCGGCAACAACGCCGAAGACCGCACCGAAGGCGCCCGCCGGAAGAACGCCATCGGCACCTACCTCCACGGCAGTGTCCTGCCGAAAAACCCCGCCCTCGCCGACGCGCTCATCCTCGCCGCCCTCCGCCGCCGGTACGGCCCGTCGGTCGAGCTCCCCCCGCTCGACGATGCCCCCGAACGCCGCGCCCACGAAGCCGCCCTCCGCACCGCCCTCGCCCGCGCCCGCAGTCCGGTCTGAACCTCTGCTTTCCCGCCCGGCGCCGCCGCCCAACCCGGAACTATCGCGTCCGGCCCCGCGGCGCTACCCTTTCCCCCAGCTATGGGCGCCATCTCCACCCTCTTCCTCGCCATCACCATCGATATCAACCCGGTCATGGCCAAATTCGGGCCCTTCACCCTCACCTGGCACGGGCTCTTCACCGCCGTCGGCATCCTCGCCGGCGTCACCCTCTCCGTCTGGCTGGCGAAGCGCGACGGCATCCCCGTCGAAGTCGCCCAGGAGATCGCCCTCGTCGGCGTCCCCTGCGCCATCGTCGGCGCCCGCCTCTTCTACGTCATCGAACACTGGGACCGCTTCCAGCACGACCTCCCGGGCATCGTCTTCGGCATCACCGAAGGCGGCATCACCCTCTACGGCGGCCTCCTCGGCGGCGTCCTCGGCGGCCTCATTTACGCCATCTGGCACAAATGGCCGATCGGCATCGGCCTCGATGCCGCCGCCCCCGGCATGATCCTCGGCCAGGGCATCGGCCGCATCGGCGACCTCATCAACGGCGAGCACATCGCCAAGCGCACCGACCTCCCCTGGGGCGTCAAGTACCTCCACCCCGACAGCCCCCAGTACCAGTACAACCTCCTCCACCAGGACCCGAACAACCCGCTCCGCCCGCTCGATACCTACGCCGTCCACCCCGTCGCCGGCGGCTACGAGCTCCTCGGCGACTTCATCATCCTCGGCATCCTCCTCTTCGTCTGCTACCGCGTCATCAAGGTGCCGGGCTGGGTCTTCTGCTCCTACGTCGCCATGTACGGCATCATGCGCTTCTTCCTCTCCTACTTCCGCATCGATGAGCAGACCTTCGCCGGCATCCCCGTGCCCCAGCTGACCGCGGCCATCACCCTCGGGATCGCAGTGATCGCCGCTGGCATCCTGTACAAGAAGCCCGGCCCCATCACCCCCGAGTACGCGCTCCGCGTCTGGGGCCGCCTCCCCGACGACATCGCCCCGCCCCAGGGCGGCGCCGCCGAAGCCGAGCCCTCCCGCGCCTGAGATGCCCGGCCTCCTCGCCGTCACGCTCTACCGGGCCCCGGGCTGCGGCCTCTGCGACCGCGCCGAAGCGATCCTTGCCCGCCTCGCCCGCGAGCTCCCCATCGCCGTCACCGCCGTCGACATCTCCAGCGACCCTGCCCTCGAAGCCCGGTACTTCCTCGAGATACCCGTCATCGAAGCCGACGGCCGCATCATCGCCCGGGCGCCCATCGCCGAGGCGGCCCTCCGCGCCGAACTCGAAGCCCTCCTCGAGTCCCCGGCCCGCTGAGAACCGGCCGCCAGCTGACCCGTTCGACACCCCGCCCCCGCCCTGCCACCATGGAGCCACCATCCCCGGGGGTGCACCCATGGCCGGCAACGTCCAGGACCAGTTCGGGCCTGCCGCACACGCCTACGCCGCCTTCTCCTACCACGCCGCGGGCCCCGACCTCCCCGTCATCGTCGAGGCCGCCGCTCTCACCGGCGCCGAGACCGTGCTCGACCTCGGCACCGGCGCCGGCCACACCGCCATGGCCTGCGCCCGCCACGCCGCGGCCGTCGTCGCCCTCGATATCACCCCTGAGATGCTCGCCGCCGCCGCTGAACTCGCCGCCAGCCGCCGCATCGACAATATCACCTTCGAACTCGGCGATGCCGCCCGCCTCCCCTTCCCCGATGCCGCTTTCGACGTCGTGACCTGCCGCGTGGCTGCCCACCACTTCCCCGACCTCCCCCGCGTCATCCGCGAGACGTGGCGCGTGCTCCGCCCCGGCGGCCGGTTCATCATCGCCGATACCATCGCCCCCGAAGACGCCGCCGCCGATACCTTCCTCAACACGATCGAGTTCCTCCGCGACCCCTCCCACGTGCGCGACTGCCGCGGCTCCGAGTGGCTCCGCCTGCTCCGCGCCGCCGGCTTCGAAGCCCAGATGGTCTTCCGCATGGTCCTCGCCCTCGACGGCGCCGACTGGGTCGCACGCCAGCGCACCCCGGCCGAGAAAGTCGGCGTGATCCGGCGCCTCCTCGACGAGGCGCCGCCCGCCATCCGCGCCCAGTTCGAAATCCGCGACGACCCGTGGGGCTTCTCCCAGCCCATCGCCGTCATCCGCGCCGTCCGCCCCGCCTGAGCCCTACCGCCCCGCCCGGTCCTCCAGCCGCAGGCGCAGCACCTCGCGGGGAGCCCCGCCGAGCCGCCGCTTGTACTCCTCGCTCCCCCGCAGGAAGTCAAACCGCCGCAGCCCCCGCTCCAGCGCGTCGCGCAGCGTCCACGCCTTGCTCACCAGCCCCGCCGCCAGCGGCGCAAACGCCGGGTCGTAGCCGCTGTTGTAGAGGTACGCCGTCTGCCCGTCCTCGAACGCCAGCGTGACCGCCGCCGGCCGGCCGTCCAGCCGTGTCACGCCCAGCGACAGCATCCCCCGCCCGCCGAACTCCGCCGCCAGCGCGCCGAAGAACGCCTCCATCTCCGCCGTCAGGAACGCCGCCTTGTCCTCCCGGCTCGCCCGCATCAGCGCAAACAGGAGCGGCAGCGCCTCCGCGGCATCGGCCCCCGTGAGCCGCGCAAAGCCGGCCTCGCCCGCCGCCGCGAAGTTCCGCAGCTTCCGCCGCAGCTCGTGCCGGTCGTGCTTCCCCAGCCCCGCAAGGTACGTATCGAACGTTCCCGGCAGGTCGACCCCCGGGCAGACCGCCTCCGGCTCGGCCGCGAACGTCCACCCGTACTGCTCGGCTGCCCGCGCGAACGCCGCCGGCCACGGCCCGTCGGCCGCGATGCCCCACAGCTCGAGCCGTCCCGTGAAGTCCTCCCGGAGCCACTCGAGGATGCCGGCCGCCACCGCCTCCGCCTCGCCCGGCAGCGCGAGCGGCCCCCCGTAGTCGCGCACCTCCGGGTCGCCCAGCTCCCGCGCGCCCGCCGGCGAAAGGTCGAGCGCCGCCGCCCCGATGAGCCGCTCCTCGCGCCGGATCGAGAGAAACACCGCCTCGCCCGCCGGCCGGAAGACGCGCAGCCACGCCCGGTGCCAGCCCGGCAGGTGGAACGGTGTCGCCCCCGGCGCGTCCCGCGCCAGCGCCTCCCACTCCGGCGCCAGCGCCTCGAACTCCTCCGCCGTAATCAGCGGCAGCGGCGCGGGCCCTGCAGCCTCCGGCTCGTCCATCCTCGCTACCCGCGCAGCCCGGAGGCGCCCGGCCGCGGCCGCTCCTCCCACAGCCCGCACGTCGTCTCGGTCTCATCGAGGAACGGCCCCACGCACTCCCTGCCGTCCCGGACGATGTGCCGGCAGATATTGATCAGCCCCTGCCCCCGGCGGTGGTCCCCCATCGTCATCTGCAGGTAGAGGCAGCGGGCAGCAAGCCGCAGCGGTTCACCGTGTTCAATCATCGCCGACAACTGTACCGCCCCGGCCCGCCGTGCGCCCCCTTGGCGCGCGCGCTCCGCCGCGCTACCCTCCCGCCCATGCCGCTCCCGGCCGGGTCGCCCGGCGCCGCTGCCGTCTACGAAACCGACGTCCTCGTCGTCGGCGGCGGCATCGCCGGCCTTTCCGCCGCCCTCGAAGCCCGCCAGCATGGCGCCGCGGTCATCCTCATCGAAAAAGCCCCGCGCGAACATCGCGGCGGCAATACCCGCTTCGCCGATGCCCAGATGCGCTTCCCCCACGAAGCCGACGCCTACGGCCCGCGCGACTACACGGCCGACGACATGTTCGACGACCTGCTCCGCATCTCCCGCGGCCGCGCCAACCCGGCCCTCATCCGCACCCTCTGCGACAACGCCCGCGCCGCCGCCGAGTGGCTCACCGCCCTCGGCCTCGAATGGGAGGCCGGCTACCCCCATACCGCCGGCTACCGCCGCAGCCCCAGGGCTGGCGGGCAGGGCCTCGTCGACCTCCTCTACCGCCGCCTCGAAGGCCTCGGCGGCATCGTCAGCTATGAAACCGCCGCCGTCGACCTCCTCCTCGCGCCCGGCGGCGGCATCGCCGGCGTTCGCGCCCGCGGCCCCGAAGGCCTCATCGACCTCCACGCCCGCGGCGGCACCATCCTCGCCTGCGGCGGCTTCCAGGCCAACGTCGAGATGCGCGTCCGCTACCTCGGCCGCTTCGCCGATGCCCTCATCCTCCGCGGCAGCCGCTACAACACCGGCGAAGGGCTGATGATGGCCATCGCCGCCGGCGCCCAGCCCGCCGGCCAGTGGGGCGATTACCATTCCGCCGTCCTCGATGCCCGCTCCCCCCGCATCGAATGCGGCGTCACCGCCCTCTACAACTACCAGATGGGCATCTTCGTCAACCGCGAGGGCCGCCGCTTCCTCGACGAAGGCGAAGACTTCCGCGACCACACCTACGTCAAATTCTCCAAGCACATCGTCGAACAGGCCGGCGGCCAAGCCTGGTGCATTTTCGACCAGAAGGCCTTCCAGCGGGAGGAGTTCGCCCGCGCCTGGCGCCCCGTCGGCCCGCCGCTCCAGTCCGACACCCTCGAAGGCCTCGCCCGGCAGATGGACGTCCCGGCCGAGACCTTCCTCGAAACCGTCGCCGCCTTCAACGCCGCCGTCCAGCCCGGTGAGTACGACCTCGACCGCCTCGACGGCAAACGCACCCTCGGCATCCACCCGCCGAAGAGCAACTGGGCCCTCCCTATCGACGCGCCGCCCTACCTCGCCATCCCCGTCACTGGCGGCATCACCTTCACCTTCGGCGGCCTCAAGTGCGATACCTCCGCCCGCGTCATCGACACCCGCGGCCAGCCCCTGCCCGGCCTTTACGCCGCCGGCGAACCGATGGGCGAGTTCTTCTACGACAACTACCCCGGCGCCACCTCCGTCATCCGCGGCTGCGTCTTCGGCCGGATCGCCGGCGCGCACGCCGCTGGCCGCGCCCGCGGCGCCTGACCCCGCCCTGTTCGCGGCCCATCCTCCCGCCGATATTCCAGGCATGAGGCACGTCTGGAACTGGGCCGTCTGCGCCCCGGCGCTTCTCCTCGCCGCCGCCTGCATCGCTGCCGGCTGGCGTGAGGTCCTCGAGCCGCCCCTCGCCTGGACCGGCGCCGCCTTCTTCGCCGTCATCGCCGAAGTCGCCTCCCGCCTCGCCCGCCGGGCCAGGCGCCGCGCAGAGAAGAAGCAGGCCGCCATTGAGGCCCTCGCCGCCACCGCACTCCTCCGCGAACAGCTCCGCTCCGTCCAGCACCGCCGCGCCGCCTGACTTTCCCGCCGGGCCGCGCCCGGCTACGCTACGCCGCAATGGGCGCCCCGGGCTGGACCTTCCTCACCAACCACGGCCACGTGCTCCTCTGCATCGCCAACGACCCCGGCATCCGCCTCCGCGATATCGCCGAGCGCGTCGGGATCACCGAGCGGGCCGCCCAGCGCATCGTCGCCGACCTCATCGAAGCCGGCTACATCACCCGCAGGCGCGTCGGCCGCCGCAACATCTACCAGGTCCACCCCGAGATGCCGCTCCGCCACCCGGTCGAGCAGGCGCACCCCGTCGGCGAGCTCTTCCGTCTCATCGAGCCGCTGACCGGCCGCTCCGAGACAGCCAGCTGAGCCGGCCGTTCACTCGCCCCGCTTCAGCTCCGCCAGGCGCGCTCGATCGTCCCCCCGCCGAGCACCTCGTCGCCGCGGTAGAACGCGATCGCCTGCCCCGGCGTGAGCGCCCGCTGCCGCCGCTCGAACCGCACCACCGCCCGGCCCGGGCCCGCCTCCACCAGCTCCGCCGGCGCAGGCTCCGCCCGGTAGCGCGCCTTCGCCTCCAGCCGCTCGCCCGGGGCCGGCGCCTCCCCCGCTACCCACGTCACCTCCGCTGCCTCGGCCATATCAGCGAAGAGCGCCTCCTCCGGACCGATCACGACAACGTTCCGCTCGGCGTCGATCCCCGTCACATACCGCGGCTCCCCGGCCGCCACGCCCAGCCCCCGCCGCTGCCCGATCGTGTAGGCCGCAATCCCCCGGTGCCGCCCGATGACCGCGCCGCTCTCGTCGAGCAGTTCGCCCGGCTCCTGCTGCACCCGCGCCTCCACGAACGCCCGGTAGTCGTTCCCCGGCACGAAGCAGATCTCCACGCTGTCCGGCTTCGCGGCCACATCCAGCCCGAGCCGGGCCGCGTGCGCCCGTACCTCCGCCTTCGTCAGCCCGCCGACCGGCAGCAGCAGCCGCCGCAGCTGCTCCTGCCCCAGCATGTACAGCACGTACGACTGGTCCTTCGCCGGGTCGATGCCCCGCAGCAGCCGGTACCGCCCGTTCGCCGCATCGAAGACCACCCGCGCGTAGTGCCCGGTCGCCACGAATTCGGCGTCCAGCGCCGGGAGCCGCTCCAGCAGCGCCCGGTACTTGATGTGCTCATTGCAGCGCACGCACGGGTTCGGCGTCCGCCCCTGCGCATACTCCCGCACGAACCGGTCCACCACGTGCTCCCGGAACTCCCGCTCGAAGTTCATCACGTAGTGGCGGATTCCCAGCTGCCCGGCCACCCGCCGCGCA
It encodes:
- a CDS encoding multidrug effflux MFS transporter encodes the protein MAAAAPSSRVERPAATAVLVGIAALAPIAVDVFLPSMPAMAREFDTSTGTLSLAVTLFIVAFAGAQLFWGPLSDRAGRRPALLAGLALFVAGSLLCLAASSIPLLLAGRILQGLGGGAGPAIANAVVIDTYRRERAIGVLALITLSIALAPMIAPVFGGLIQEYATWRVVFVLQGGVGVLLAATFFALIPETNRAPDPSALRPSRLAANYRRLFRSRTFATAAVLMGLLFAGQLIFISTSSFVLVDDLGASPVVFGLSFGFVSFGIMAGATICRRLSRRWPPGRIVFVAAAMGWAAALAMAALAVAGLASLPATVLPAFIILAGNGMARPAATATALADFPETAGLASAVLGFTQMAIASGCSILFSALVEPGPGTLAGGMALASTAAFALFALARPPAFSLRSPGPGTGAAAATGTPAPPSPRPR
- the rlmB gene encoding 23S rRNA (guanosine(2251)-2'-O)-methyltransferase RlmB, which codes for MARLRPKPHSTPDDIAFGINAVSMAIATGHAKSVLFYRETSNDRVLALAERAREAGLRVEGVEAQRLDELTGDGVHQGILARVRPVEPIDLKAAARQAGQRSLVLLLDRVTDPQNVGAILRTAVAVGADAVVLPLRRGALITPGVHRASAGLSFVAPVAAPQNLAMAVRTLKEANYWVVAADAGEGSAAATEFDWPGRTALIVGSEGEGVGQLLLRESDFRVALPMDPRVESLNVAVATGALAYLWRRQHPFPAQASGG
- the mtaB gene encoding tRNA (N(6)-L-threonylcarbamoyladenosine(37)-C(2))-methylthiotransferase MtaB is translated as MASRTGRPVAAVLTLGCKLNLADSGEIAAGLRSAGFEVVDQVCEADAYVINTCSVTHVADAKSRKLIRSMRRLAPQARVAVTGCYPQSAGFDAVRELGADFVAGTRDADKSELVRFLAAGAAAPAAPGESSPAPLAPGLTRAFVKAQEGCNDVCAFCIVPRTRGREESRPVEAVAAEVQRAVEAGAREVVVTGTQLGAWGRDLDPPLRPHHLISGILERTEVLRLRFSSLQPQDITPELLALWQDPRLMPHFHLALQSGSEAILAAMRRRYTAAEFLRAAERIRAAVPGVAITTDVIAGFPGETEADFAATLALCREVGFARIHAFPYSQRSRTAAARMPGQLGPEVKKERMARLLALAEELSLAFRRAHAGTVRPVLWEEEKAGCWFGHTDNYIPVYAVAPGQDLRNRVTPVHLGEVYHDGVRGTLPTEAP
- the amaP gene encoding alkaline shock response membrane anchor protein AmaP, with protein sequence MNALRRILLALYSILLLAACGGLFALAWNQDKKLDIQVRSFNLQAFVVSSDTARALFALVLAAVALLAFLSLLAAVWRSGPARSRGVLSLRQEDGGIVEVSAQTLEALLRDALQALPEVRRAEPRVDVRAGAVDCRIDATIEGSVSIAAATKLMVDTVHAVLREQVGVTNVRRPAIRITYDELAARPAGSAPQRSAYPPAPPPPGPAAPPAPIFPAARRADQPDQPPSGGPGND
- the scpB gene encoding SMC-Scp complex subunit ScpB; this encodes MTDQRAPLPPSANELPWVLEALLFVADEPQPLGALARAAGVSEAAARRALAQLAADYEARGLRLIEDGQKYQLGAAPEYAPYIEQLLGGGPGQRLSRAALETLTIIAYRQPCTRAEIEAIRGVNSDRHVAILEQRGLIEQAGVGDGPGRPKLYRTTIRFLEHFGISSPKELPPLPEAPEDEVVQAEI
- a CDS encoding RNA recognition motif domain-containing protein — its product is MHLYLGNLSYLTTAEELAALLAPFGPFAAPQLVLDPATGLSRGYALVEFDDPAAAAAAAAALNGSFLHGRVLIVRPAHAGE
- a CDS encoding type 1 glutamine amidotransferase produces the protein MELRVAHLYPEVMNLYGDRGNAIALRARCQRRGIACTILPVNIGDPLDPGEVDIVLVGGGQDREQRRIAPDLLRRGPALRDAVDAGLPVLAVCGGYQLFGHRYVDHDGSVIPGIGVFDAETRHPGPVADRCIGDIVVETPFGEVVGFENHGGRTYLAPGQEPLGTVRLGRGNNAEDRTEGARRKNAIGTYLHGSVLPKNPALADALILAALRRRYGPSVELPPLDDAPERRAHEAALRTALARARSPV
- the lgt gene encoding prolipoprotein diacylglyceryl transferase, with translation MGAISTLFLAITIDINPVMAKFGPFTLTWHGLFTAVGILAGVTLSVWLAKRDGIPVEVAQEIALVGVPCAIVGARLFYVIEHWDRFQHDLPGIVFGITEGGITLYGGLLGGVLGGLIYAIWHKWPIGIGLDAAAPGMILGQGIGRIGDLINGEHIAKRTDLPWGVKYLHPDSPQYQYNLLHQDPNNPLRPLDTYAVHPVAGGYELLGDFIILGILLFVCYRVIKVPGWVFCSYVAMYGIMRFFLSYFRIDEQTFAGIPVPQLTAAITLGIAVIAAGILYKKPGPITPEYALRVWGRLPDDIAPPQGGAAEAEPSRA
- a CDS encoding glutaredoxin family protein — encoded protein: MPGLLAVTLYRAPGCGLCDRAEAILARLARELPIAVTAVDISSDPALEARYFLEIPVIEADGRIIARAPIAEAALRAELEALLESPAR
- a CDS encoding class I SAM-dependent methyltransferase, which encodes MAGNVQDQFGPAAHAYAAFSYHAAGPDLPVIVEAAALTGAETVLDLGTGAGHTAMACARHAAAVVALDITPEMLAAAAELAASRRIDNITFELGDAARLPFPDAAFDVVTCRVAAHHFPDLPRVIRETWRVLRPGGRFIIADTIAPEDAAADTFLNTIEFLRDPSHVRDCRGSEWLRLLRAAGFEAQMVFRMVLALDGADWVARQRTPAEKVGVIRRLLDEAPPAIRAQFEIRDDPWGFSQPIAVIRAVRPA
- a CDS encoding GNAT family N-acetyltransferase, producing MDEPEAAGPAPLPLITAEEFEALAPEWEALARDAPGATPFHLPGWHRAWLRVFRPAGEAVFLSIRREERLIGAAALDLSPAGARELGDPEVRDYGGPLALPGEAEAVAAGILEWLREDFTGRLELWGIAADGPWPAAFARAAEQYGWTFAAEPEAVCPGVDLPGTFDTYLAGLGKHDRHELRRKLRNFAAAGEAGFARLTGADAAEALPLLFALMRASREDKAAFLTAEMEAFFGALAAEFGGRGMLSLGVTRLDGRPAAVTLAFEDGQTAYLYNSGYDPAFAPLAAGLVSKAWTLRDALERGLRRFDFLRGSEEYKRRLGGAPREVLRLRLEDRAGR